A window of the Trichocoleus sp. genome harbors these coding sequences:
- a CDS encoding cyclic nucleotide-binding domain-containing protein, whose amino-acid sequence MAEILLQELTNADIDWLVTAGQQQQIAAGTLIIRPGDRPNFVYLLLNGLLSVIQQDEGEAQEITQIRRGDMVGLPTLLENHPAIAAVKATQNSTVLAIPRQQLAEKLQQDIYFSAHLHRAIALILSERIRQMLEMPERLRFSADQPGKEAVFIFGEMQDSDIDWLVSAGQVKKFAPDEILLHAGRPVDALYIILDGLLSVSAPEGNYDPLSLCFLGLEKKTRTQRVFANISKGEMPGIFAFLDSRQPITVRAIHESLVFAVPRSHLVIKLHQDLGFASRFYRVIAMQVSELLYIVMERLGCDRQAYDQQEGMDEGKEYGDELDLDALQQMSQGAHRFNWMLKRLGIGYSLI is encoded by the coding sequence ATGGCAGAAATCTTACTTCAAGAATTAACGAATGCTGATATTGACTGGCTCGTTACTGCAGGTCAACAGCAACAAATTGCAGCAGGAACCTTGATCATTCGTCCTGGCGATCGACCTAATTTTGTGTATCTATTATTAAATGGGTTACTCAGTGTGATTCAGCAGGATGAAGGGGAAGCTCAAGAAATCACTCAGATTCGGCGGGGTGACATGGTTGGTTTGCCAACCCTATTAGAAAATCATCCAGCGATCGCCGCCGTCAAAGCGACACAAAACTCTACAGTTTTGGCAATTCCTCGACAGCAGCTTGCCGAAAAATTACAACAAGATATTTACTTTTCAGCCCATCTGCATCGGGCGATCGCCCTGATCCTTTCTGAACGAATTCGACAAATGCTGGAAATGCCAGAGCGGCTTCGGTTTAGTGCAGATCAGCCTGGGAAAGAAGCAGTTTTTATCTTTGGCGAGATGCAGGATAGCGATATTGACTGGTTGGTTTCTGCGGGTCAAGTCAAGAAGTTCGCTCCTGACGAAATTTTGCTGCATGCAGGCAGACCTGTTGATGCGCTCTACATTATCCTAGATGGATTGCTATCTGTCTCTGCTCCAGAAGGCAACTACGATCCGTTATCTCTCTGCTTTTTAGGGCTAGAGAAAAAAACCCGCACCCAAAGAGTGTTTGCTAATATCTCAAAAGGCGAGATGCCAGGAATTTTTGCCTTTTTAGATTCCCGTCAACCAATAACTGTTAGAGCGATTCATGAATCGTTAGTATTTGCGGTGCCCCGATCGCACTTAGTCATTAAACTTCATCAGGATCTCGGATTTGCCTCTCGATTTTATCGAGTCATTGCTATGCAAGTTTCTGAGCTTTTATACATTGTGATGGAGCGCTTAGGGTGCGATCGGCAGGCATACGATCAGCAGGAAGGCATGGATGAAGGAAAGGAATATGGTGATGAACTCGATCTTGATGCACTTCAACAAATGTCTCAAGGCGCACACCGATTCAATTGGATGCTTAAACGCCTAGGGATTGGTTACAGCCTCATATAG
- a CDS encoding alpha/beta hydrolase-fold protein, whose product MAMQQASSAATGRLQARPLQPSESGSPGLHPLNLAGQRDGLLYVPTSYRANQPVPLLVMLHGAGGDAEGGLRIVRQLADDFKTIVLAVDSRDRTWDVIVGRYGPDIAFVDQALAQTFTQYAIDPNQVAIGGFSDGASYALSVGITNGDLFGHILAFSPGFMAPAAQVGEPRIFISHGQKDRVLPIDRCSRRIVPQLKRAGYDVLYQEFDGPHTVPAAIAHEGMTWFTK is encoded by the coding sequence ATGGCAATGCAGCAAGCAAGTTCAGCCGCAACAGGACGACTACAAGCTCGTCCACTGCAACCGAGCGAATCCGGATCTCCTGGGCTTCATCCCCTCAATCTAGCTGGTCAACGCGATGGGTTGCTCTATGTCCCTACATCTTATCGAGCAAATCAACCTGTGCCGCTATTGGTGATGCTGCATGGTGCTGGTGGTGACGCTGAGGGTGGGCTAAGAATTGTCCGGCAACTGGCGGATGATTTCAAGACAATTGTGTTAGCTGTAGACTCTCGCGACAGAACCTGGGATGTGATTGTTGGTCGCTATGGTCCTGATATTGCCTTTGTTGATCAGGCATTAGCACAGACTTTTACTCAGTATGCGATCGATCCCAATCAGGTCGCGATCGGTGGCTTTTCAGATGGAGCATCGTATGCTCTTTCGGTTGGCATTACCAATGGTGATTTGTTTGGACATATTCTTGCTTTCTCACCTGGATTTATGGCACCCGCAGCTCAGGTCGGTGAACCCCGTATTTTCATTTCTCATGGTCAGAAAGACAGGGTCTTACCAATTGATCGGTGCAGTCGTCGTATTGTGCCACAACTAAAGCGCGCCGGATATGACGTGCTTTATCAGGAATTTGATGGTCCTCATACTGTTCCGGCAGCGATCGCTCACGAAGGTATGACCTGGTTCACGAAGTAG